In the Vespa crabro chromosome 10, iyVesCrab1.2, whole genome shotgun sequence genome, one interval contains:
- the LOC124427727 gene encoding uncharacterized protein LOC124427727 isoform X1, with amino-acid sequence MKTGSAVTLVTTRFHRRSPQRVTVHGHSMFRLVDRPLSFRQRANEWIYKMLFLWSKEPAADPRTSPWFAWFATAVILWRCRRRITKAILAVSPFRLLKRRMLVALLKGKTSSVVMKPMRTTTMTNMATTTTTATATTMTTNKMKQQQLQLKQQHGILLGHYCNRQLQQLQEHNCKTTTGIKTRVKRLCTGDGPHVSPSSSSTQTNHQINYRVTRSGRIYGKYHNRIVSTELR; translated from the exons GTTCCACCGACGCAGTCCTCAACGTGTCACCGTTCACGGCCATTCTATGTTTCGGCTAGTCGATCGACCTCTCAGTTTCAGGCAGCGCGCCAACGAGTGGATATATAAG ATGTTATTCCTCTGGTCGAAGGAACCGGCGGCAGATCCTAGGACCAGTCCGTGGTTCGCTTGGTTCGCTACCGCGGTAATACTCTGGCGTTGCAGAAGACGAATTACAAAAGCTATTTTGGCAGTATCACCGTTTAGACTGTTAAAAAGACGGATGTTGGTTGCGTTACTGAAAGGAAAAACTTCGTCAGTGGTAATGAAGCCAATGAGGACAACAACGATGACGAATATggcgacgacaacgacgacagcgacggcgacaacgatgacgacaaaCAAAATGAAACAGCAACAGTTGCAATTAAAACAGCAACACGGTATTTTGTTAGGTCACTATTGTAATCGGCAGCTACAACAACTACAAGAACACAATTGCAAGACTACAACCGGTATCAAGACTCGGGTAAAACGATTGTGTACAGGCGATGGTCCACACGTCTCGCCATCCTCGTCCTCGACCCAAACGAATCATCAGATCAATTATAGAGTAACCAGAAGCGGCAGAATTTATGGGAAATATCATAACAGAATTGTTTCGACGGAACTTCGATGA
- the LOC124427727 gene encoding uncharacterized protein LOC124427727 isoform X3 has product MFRLVDRPLSFRQRANEWIYKMLFLWSKEPAADPRTSPWFAWFATAVILWRCRRRITKAILAVSPFRLLKRRMLVALLKGKTSSVVMKPMRTTTMTNMATTTTTATATTMTTNKMKQQQLQLKQQHGILLGHYCNRQLQQLQEHNCKTTTGIKTRVKRLCTGDGPHVSPSSSSTQTNHQINYRVTRSGRIYGKYHNRIVSTELR; this is encoded by the exons ATGTTTCGGCTAGTCGATCGACCTCTCAGTTTCAGGCAGCGCGCCAACGAGTGGATATATAAG ATGTTATTCCTCTGGTCGAAGGAACCGGCGGCAGATCCTAGGACCAGTCCGTGGTTCGCTTGGTTCGCTACCGCGGTAATACTCTGGCGTTGCAGAAGACGAATTACAAAAGCTATTTTGGCAGTATCACCGTTTAGACTGTTAAAAAGACGGATGTTGGTTGCGTTACTGAAAGGAAAAACTTCGTCAGTGGTAATGAAGCCAATGAGGACAACAACGATGACGAATATggcgacgacaacgacgacagcgacggcgacaacgatgacgacaaaCAAAATGAAACAGCAACAGTTGCAATTAAAACAGCAACACGGTATTTTGTTAGGTCACTATTGTAATCGGCAGCTACAACAACTACAAGAACACAATTGCAAGACTACAACCGGTATCAAGACTCGGGTAAAACGATTGTGTACAGGCGATGGTCCACACGTCTCGCCATCCTCGTCCTCGACCCAAACGAATCATCAGATCAATTATAGAGTAACCAGAAGCGGCAGAATTTATGGGAAATATCATAACAGAATTGTTTCGACGGAACTTCGATGA
- the LOC124427727 gene encoding uncharacterized protein LOC124427727 isoform X2 produces the protein MILICYRFERFHRRSPQRVTVHGHSMFRLVDRPLSFRQRANEWIYKMLFLWSKEPAADPRTSPWFAWFATAVILWRCRRRITKAILAVSPFRLLKRRMLVALLKGKTSSVVMKPMRTTTMTNMATTTTTATATTMTTNKMKQQQLQLKQQHGILLGHYCNRQLQQLQEHNCKTTTGIKTRVKRLCTGDGPHVSPSSSSTQTNHQINYRVTRSGRIYGKYHNRIVSTELR, from the exons ATGATTTTGATATGCTATCGTTTCGAGAG GTTCCACCGACGCAGTCCTCAACGTGTCACCGTTCACGGCCATTCTATGTTTCGGCTAGTCGATCGACCTCTCAGTTTCAGGCAGCGCGCCAACGAGTGGATATATAAG ATGTTATTCCTCTGGTCGAAGGAACCGGCGGCAGATCCTAGGACCAGTCCGTGGTTCGCTTGGTTCGCTACCGCGGTAATACTCTGGCGTTGCAGAAGACGAATTACAAAAGCTATTTTGGCAGTATCACCGTTTAGACTGTTAAAAAGACGGATGTTGGTTGCGTTACTGAAAGGAAAAACTTCGTCAGTGGTAATGAAGCCAATGAGGACAACAACGATGACGAATATggcgacgacaacgacgacagcgacggcgacaacgatgacgacaaaCAAAATGAAACAGCAACAGTTGCAATTAAAACAGCAACACGGTATTTTGTTAGGTCACTATTGTAATCGGCAGCTACAACAACTACAAGAACACAATTGCAAGACTACAACCGGTATCAAGACTCGGGTAAAACGATTGTGTACAGGCGATGGTCCACACGTCTCGCCATCCTCGTCCTCGACCCAAACGAATCATCAGATCAATTATAGAGTAACCAGAAGCGGCAGAATTTATGGGAAATATCATAACAGAATTGTTTCGACGGAACTTCGATGA